In Spirochaetota bacterium, a single genomic region encodes these proteins:
- a CDS encoding DUF1801 domain-containing protein: MVKKKTKGTKRKTARLLAGGNPQIAKAEGEKAVKKYIAAIPGWKKKVVERINGSITMAVPETKYAVKWNSPFYGIEDQGWYATIHVFTKYVKITFFNGVSLNPHPPGFTDRSKNARWLDIYENDNIDSVMMASWIQQAAKLPGWNP; encoded by the coding sequence ATGGTGAAAAAGAAAACAAAAGGTACAAAAAGAAAAACAGCAAGGCTCCTGGCCGGGGGTAATCCGCAAATCGCAAAAGCAGAGGGAGAAAAGGCTGTTAAGAAGTATATCGCGGCAATACCGGGCTGGAAAAAGAAAGTCGTCGAAAGGATCAATGGATCGATAACTATGGCAGTTCCCGAGACAAAATATGCCGTCAAATGGAATTCGCCTTTTTACGGCATTGAAGATCAGGGCTGGTATGCAACGATACATGTATTTACAAAATATGTTAAAATAACGTTCTTTAACGGCGTTTCCCTGAATCCACATCCACCCGGGTTCACTGATCGCAGTAAAAACGCCAGATGGCTGGATATCTATGAGAACGATAATATTGACAGTGTAATGATGGCTTCCTGGATACAACAAGCTGCAAAACTGCCGGGGTGGAATCCATAA